The Lasioglossum baleicum chromosome 12, iyLasBale1, whole genome shotgun sequence genome includes a region encoding these proteins:
- the LOC143213899 gene encoding uncharacterized protein LOC143213899 — MSRPILSRPRTRVYGCNYDKGESYYKPMVDHLDRKYSGRPLFSEPRNSLADEIAASRNDIGSRDLGPRSNPLSRDLDLELDPLIRNPQQLPLSSSDYSLFPENDEEIVYDSRGQRSRRRLAENFVNDVTATTQHLKAKLATMGIDEEVDAVLGKPSSSSSSSRRLRQDQDLLENGLFAKRDLKSEMRSAIEDAEANFKRRSKILDDIDLAAADAKPVLLKWSKLNNEEDSLASAAATRAKQTKARLNDLESEMEELSERQAKRERRAAALRAMINETAAENESLREQQQSSSILSKKVSIRERSEKHVAF; from the exons ATGTCAAGACCAATTCTGAGCAGGCCGCGTACGCGTGTCTACGGTTGCAACTACGATAAAGGAGAATCGTATTATAAACCGATGGTTGATCACCTAGACCGGAAGTACAGCGGACGCCCTCTCTTCTCTGAACCCAGGAATTCGTTAGCCGATGAGATCGCGGCCAGCCGAAACGACATCG GCTCGCGTGACCTTGGTCCTCGGTCCAATCCCCTCAGCCGTGACCTTGACCTTGAGTTAGACCCTCTGATCCGTAATCCACAACAGTTACCGCTCTCCTCCAGCGACTACTCCCTCTTCCCTGAAAACGATGAGGAGATCGTCTACGACAGCCGTGGACAACGGAGTCGGCGTCGActcgctgaaaatttcgtcaacgaCGTAACCGCGACCACGCAACACCTCAAAGCGAAATTAGCCACGATGGGGATAGACGAAGAAGTCGATGCTGTGTTGGGCaaaccgtcgtcgtcgtcgtcgtcgtcgagacGTCTACGTCAGGACCAGGATCTTCTGGAGAACGGTCTGTTTGCCAagagagacttgaaatcggagATGCGATCGGCGATCGAGGACGCGGAAGCGAACTTTAAAAGGCGCTCGAAGATTCTCGACGACATCGATCTCGCGGCGGCAGATGCCAAACCGGTGCTCTTGAAATGGTCCAAGCTGAACAACGAGGAGGACTCGTTGGCCAGCGCTGCTGCAACCAGAGCCAAACAGACCAAAGCTCGTCTGAACGACTTGGAATCCGAAATGGAAGAGCTCTCTGAAAGACAAGCGAAAAGAGAGCGCAGGGCAGCAGCGCTCAGAGCAATGATCAACGAAACCGCTGCTGAAAACGAAAGTCTTCGAGAGCAACAACAGTCTTCTTCTATCCTTAGTAAGAAGGTCTCGATTCGCGAGCGCTCGGAAAAACACGTTGCCTTTTAA